From a region of the Cucumis sativus cultivar 9930 chromosome 6, Cucumber_9930_V3, whole genome shotgun sequence genome:
- the LOC101219008 gene encoding CDPK-related kinase 5, with the protein MGLCVSKPSSTTVVAVPAIQDALPPLETSLPSPDAGNRTTETREGDKTPFDLEVAKKSPYFPLFTPSPAHYLFSKKSPLRSPANVSSNSTPKRFFKKPFPPPSPAKHIMAVLARRHGSVKPNEASIPEGNVIEGPGLDKSFGFSKHFRNKYELAEEVGKGHFGHTCRATVKKGELKGKQVAVKVIPKAKMTTAIAIEDVRREVKILKALSGHKNLVQFYDACEDHDNVYIVMELCEGGELLDRILSRGGKYTEDDAKSVLIQILNVAAFCHLQGVVHRDLKPENFLYTSKDESSQLKAIDFGLSDFVKPDERLNDIVGSAYYVAPEVLRRSYGTEADVWSIGVIAYILLCGSRPFWARTESGIFKAVLKTDPNFDDPPWPSLSSESRDLVKGLLNKDPEKRMTAAQALSHSWFKDSKDVKIPLDVNLLKLMRVYMCSSSLRKAALKALSKTLSIDEQRYFKIQFALLEPNKNGTISLENIKETLMKNGTEAMKESRTIDFLASLNALQFRRMDFEEFCAATLSVRQLEDLGHWEQLARSAYEAFEKDGNRAIMIEELASELGLSPSVPVHSVLQDWIRHTDGKLSFLGFVKLLHGPSSRAGRRQ; encoded by the exons ATGGGTCTTTGTGTTTCCAAACCCTCCTCCACCACCGTCGTTGCTGTTCCGGCCATTCAAGATGCTCTCCCCCCATTGGAGACATCTCTGCCTTCACCCGATGCCGGCAATCGGACCACTGAGACGAGGGAGGGAGACAAAACTCCTTTCGACTTGGAAGTTGCTAAGAAGTCCCCCTACTTCCCTCTTTTCACTCCTAGTCCTGCTCACTATCTCTTCTCCAAGAAGTCTCCGTTGAGATCTCCGGCGAATGTGAGCTCCAATTCCACGCCCAAGCGGTTTTTTAAGAAGCCATTTCCGCCGCCGTCCCCTGCGAAACATATCATGGCTGTACTGGCCAGACGGCACGGCTCAGTGAAGCCGAATGAGGCATCCATTCCAGAGGGGAATGTGATTGAAGGACCTGGTCTGGACAAGAGCTTTGGATTCTCCAAGCATTTTAGGAATAAGTATGAGCTTGCAGAAGAGGTTGGGAAGGGACATTTTGGCCATACATGCAGAGCCACCGTTAAGAAAGGGGAACTTAAGGGGAAACAAGTCGCTGTGAAAGTCATTCCTAAAGCGAAG ATGACCACTGCCATTGCCATTGAGGATGTAAGAAGGGAAGTGAAGATATTGAAAGCTTTGAGCGGACACAAAAATCTAGTACAGTTTTATGATGCATGTGAAGATCATGACAATGTCTATATAGTTATGGA GTTATGTGAAGGAGGAGAGCTCTTGGATAGAATACTCTCCAG AGGTGGGAAATATACAGAGGATGATGCAAAATCAGTACTGATACAAATACTCAATGTGGCTGCATTTTGCCACCTCCAGGGGGTGGTGCACCGGGACCTTAAGCCTGAG AACTTTTTATATACGTCAAAGGATGAAAGTTCACAATTGAAGGCTATAGATTTTGGCCTATCAGATTTTGTAAAACcag ATGAAAGGCTCAATGACATTGTTGGCAGTGCTTATTATGTGGCACCTGAAGTTCTACGTAGATCTTATGGAACTGAGGCCGATGTCTGGAGTATTGGTGTGATTGCATATATTCTGCTCTGTGGCAGCCGTCCATTCTGGGCTAGGACCGAGTCTGGCATTTTTAAGGCTGTCTTGAAAACTGATCCAAATTTTGACGATCCACCTTGGCCATCTTTATCATCTGAATCTAGAGATCTTGTTAAGGGACTTCTGAATAAAGACCCAGAGAAAAGGATGACTGCTGCTCAAGCTCTAA GCCATTCTTGGTTTAAAGATTCTAAAGACGTAAAAATTCCTCTTGATGTAAATTTGCTTAAGCTTATGAGAGTTTATATGTGTTCATCATCTCTCAGAAAAGCTGCTCTAAAG GCTCTGTCAAAGACATTGTCTATAGATGAACAaaggtattttaaaattcagtTCGCACTTTTGGaaccaaacaaaaatggtaCCATTAGTTTGGAAAACATAAAAGAG ACCTTGATGAAAAATGGAACAGAGGCAATGAAGGAATCTCGAACTATTGATTTTTTAGCATCG CTCAACGCATTGCAATTTAGAAGGATGGACTTTGAGGAGTTCTGTGCAGCTACACTTAGTGTCCGTCAGTTAGAAGACCTCGGTCACTGGGAACAACTTGCTCGCAGTGCCTATGAAGCTTTTGAGAAAGATGGAAACAGGGCAATCATGATCGAGGAACTAGCTTCG GAACTTGGTTTGAGCCCTTCTGTCCCTGTTCACTCAGTTCTTCAAGATTGGATTAGACACACCGATGGGAAGTTGAGCTTCCTTGGCTTTGTCAAACTATTACATGGCCCATCAAGCAGGGCTGGTAGACGTCAATAA